One genomic window of Candidatus Kuenenia stuttgartiensis includes the following:
- a CDS encoding ribose-phosphate diphosphokinase: protein MDKKRRIEELDHLKIFSGNANPDLARKICEHLSINLGNAYVGRFPDGEIDLKVNEDVRGADVFLVQPTCAPVNESLTELLIFIDCLKRASAARITAVLPYYGYARKDRKDEGRVPITAKLVANLITTAGADRVLTLDLHAAQIQGFFDIPVDHLLAFPVMMKYFEQLKTEDLVVVTPDVGGIKLARNYSKGLGVKMAIVDKRRVGPEETEVGFIIGEVANKNVIMIDDLIATGGSIAQAAYVLKEKGAREIYVGATHPVFCGSAIEKLSAAPIKEIVITDSIPLSEKARATGDKFKVLSISGLLGDAIMRIHHHESVSSLFV, encoded by the coding sequence ATGGACAAAAAGAGAAGGATAGAAGAGTTAGATCATTTGAAAATTTTTTCCGGAAATGCAAATCCTGATTTGGCAAGAAAAATTTGCGAACACCTTTCGATCAATCTGGGGAATGCCTACGTTGGCCGTTTTCCCGATGGCGAAATTGACCTGAAGGTCAATGAGGATGTTCGGGGTGCTGACGTATTTTTGGTTCAACCAACATGCGCACCTGTCAATGAAAGCTTAACGGAACTTCTTATATTCATAGACTGTCTAAAGCGGGCATCTGCCGCGCGTATTACTGCGGTGCTGCCGTATTATGGTTATGCGCGAAAGGATAGAAAAGACGAAGGGCGTGTACCAATAACGGCAAAATTGGTAGCAAATCTCATAACTACGGCAGGGGCTGACAGGGTTCTAACCCTTGATTTACATGCCGCTCAGATTCAGGGATTTTTTGACATTCCTGTAGACCATCTGCTGGCATTTCCTGTAATGATGAAATACTTTGAACAATTAAAGACAGAAGATTTGGTGGTGGTTACTCCCGATGTCGGAGGTATAAAACTCGCCAGGAATTATTCAAAGGGCTTGGGTGTGAAGATGGCAATCGTTGACAAGAGGCGGGTAGGGCCTGAAGAGACAGAGGTAGGATTTATAATCGGAGAGGTAGCAAATAAAAATGTGATTATGATCGACGATTTAATTGCAACGGGTGGGTCTATTGCACAAGCGGCGTATGTCCTGAAAGAAAAAGGCGCCAGAGAAATATATGTCGGAGCGACTCATCCGGTTTTTTGCGGTTCAGCGATAGAAAAATTGTCAGCTGCCCCGATAAAAGAAATAGTGATAACTGATTCGATACCGCTTTCTGAAAAAGCAAGAGCGACTGGCGATAAGTTTAAAGTGCTTTCTATTTCAGGTCTGTTAGGAGATGCGATCATGAGAATACATCATCATGAATCGGTAAGCTCTTTATTTGTTTAA
- the pth gene encoding aminoacyl-tRNA hydrolase codes for MKMIVGLGNPGEKYLRTRHNLGFMVIDEFSQQLGMGGFQHKFQSLFCKKEVEHEEIILLKPQTFMNLSGIAVQEAVNMYKCQPRDVMVVCDDLDLPFGKLRIRRSGGCGGHRGLESVASSLGTADFPRLRIGIGRPKFNDTSRFVLSMFSAEEDVEIAKSLQEACKALKTWVYKGIESCMNENN; via the coding sequence ATGAAGATGATAGTTGGACTGGGAAATCCCGGCGAGAAGTATTTAAGGACGAGGCATAACCTGGGTTTTATGGTAATTGATGAATTTTCCCAACAACTGGGAATGGGAGGGTTTCAGCATAAATTTCAATCTCTGTTTTGTAAAAAAGAAGTGGAACATGAAGAAATTATATTGCTAAAGCCACAAACATTTATGAATTTAAGCGGCATTGCAGTTCAGGAAGCGGTAAATATGTACAAATGTCAACCTAGGGATGTTATGGTCGTATGTGATGATTTAGATCTCCCATTCGGCAAATTACGTATTCGGCGCTCCGGTGGCTGCGGTGGGCATCGTGGTTTGGAATCAGTTGCGTCATCTTTAGGGACTGCCGATTTCCCCCGTTTGAGAATAGGAATAGGACGTCCCAAATTTAATGATACGAGCCGTTTTGTCCTTTCAATGTTTTCTGCAGAAGAAGATGTTGAAATAGCGAAATCCCTTCAGGAAGCATGCAAAGCCTTGAAAACATGGGTTTACAAGGGGATAGAAAGTTGTATGAATGAAAATAACTAA
- the rpsR gene encoding 30S ribosomal protein S18, with amino-acid sequence MTRKIFNKTSKCRFCRMGVEEVDYKDIQNLQKLATTRGKLFSRKRSGNCARHQRSVKMSIKRARFMALLPYVT; translated from the coding sequence ATGACAAGAAAAATATTTAATAAAACAAGCAAATGCAGATTTTGCAGAATGGGGGTCGAGGAGGTTGATTATAAGGACATCCAAAATTTACAGAAACTTGCAACTACCCGGGGGAAACTTTTTTCAAGAAAACGGTCGGGGAATTGTGCCCGGCATCAACGTTCTGTTAAAATGTCCATTAAAAGAGCAAGGTTTATGGCTTTGCTTCCATACGTAACTTAG
- the ilvD gene encoding dihydroxy-acid dehydratase produces the protein MRSDKITKGLERVPARALLYATGLSKEDLDKPFIGIASSFTDLIPGHVHMRPLERAIEKGIHAGGGVSFVFGIPGICDGIAMGHSGMHYSLVSRDLIADMIECVVSAHCLDGLVMLTNCDKITPGMLMACARLDIPGIVVTAGPMISGRYGKQKLSLVKDTFEAVGRRRKGEIDDKELSCLEMDACPGAGSCQGLYTANTMACVSEALGMSLPRCAASLAISAEKERIAYKSGQRVVDLVRKDITSRKIMTRKAFENAIMVDMALGGSTNSCLHIPAIANEAGVEVNLKLFDEISARTPHITSLQPGGEYLLEDLYYAGGIPAVMNRLQDDLYDCITVSGFNTKEIAKSAIINDDEVIRSKDAAYHKEGGIAVLYGNLSPDGAVIKQSAVSENMMQFTGKAKVFNSEEAAMNAIMDSMISKGMVVVIRYEGPRGGPGMREMLSPTAALVGLGLGESVALITDGRFSGGTQGPCVGHVSPEAMVGGPIALVEDGDEITIDIPGRTLNLNVSKEILTRRKEAWKPPKPKITHGVLSRYAKCVTSADKGAVLTAE, from the coding sequence TTGAGAAGCGATAAAATTACGAAAGGTCTTGAGCGTGTTCCTGCACGGGCACTTTTATACGCAACTGGTTTAAGCAAAGAGGATTTAGATAAACCGTTCATTGGAATAGCGAGCAGTTTTACCGACCTTATTCCCGGACATGTCCATATGCGTCCGCTGGAGAGGGCCATTGAAAAAGGCATCCATGCGGGAGGAGGGGTAAGCTTTGTTTTTGGTATACCGGGTATCTGTGACGGCATTGCAATGGGGCATAGCGGAATGCATTATTCTCTTGTGTCAAGGGATCTGATTGCAGACATGATAGAGTGTGTGGTAAGTGCTCACTGTCTGGATGGGTTGGTGATGCTTACAAATTGCGACAAAATAACGCCGGGAATGTTGATGGCCTGCGCAAGATTGGATATCCCCGGGATTGTTGTTACTGCTGGCCCTATGATTTCCGGACGTTATGGAAAGCAAAAGTTATCCCTGGTGAAAGATACCTTTGAAGCGGTAGGGAGAAGACGTAAAGGCGAAATTGACGATAAAGAATTGTCGTGTTTAGAGATGGATGCTTGTCCCGGAGCTGGATCGTGTCAGGGGTTATATACGGCCAACACGATGGCATGTGTATCGGAGGCGTTAGGTATGTCTCTGCCAAGATGCGCCGCTTCTCTTGCAATTTCGGCGGAGAAGGAACGTATTGCCTATAAAAGTGGCCAACGGGTTGTAGATCTTGTAAGAAAAGATATTACTTCGAGAAAGATTATGACGCGTAAAGCATTTGAAAATGCGATCATGGTAGATATGGCGCTTGGCGGGTCAACAAATTCCTGTTTGCATATTCCTGCGATTGCAAACGAGGCTGGCGTGGAAGTAAATTTGAAGTTGTTTGACGAAATTAGTGCAAGAACACCTCATATAACAAGCTTGCAGCCTGGTGGCGAATATTTGCTTGAAGATTTATATTATGCGGGCGGCATTCCCGCCGTAATGAATCGATTACAGGATGACCTGTACGATTGTATTACCGTAAGCGGGTTTAATACAAAAGAGATAGCGAAATCCGCCATAATTAACGATGACGAGGTGATAAGGTCAAAGGATGCCGCATATCATAAAGAAGGTGGGATAGCTGTTTTATATGGTAATTTATCTCCCGATGGTGCCGTGATAAAGCAGAGCGCTGTATCCGAAAACATGATGCAGTTTACTGGGAAGGCAAAGGTTTTCAATAGTGAAGAGGCTGCAATGAATGCAATTATGGATTCCATGATTAGCAAAGGCATGGTGGTCGTGATACGATATGAGGGTCCGCGCGGGGGGCCTGGGATGAGAGAGATGTTGTCTCCTACGGCGGCGCTTGTGGGACTTGGGTTAGGAGAGTCCGTTGCTTTAATTACGGATGGGCGTTTTTCCGGGGGAACGCAAGGTCCCTGCGTTGGGCATGTATCGCCTGAAGCAATGGTTGGGGGTCCCATTGCCTTGGTGGAGGATGGTGATGAAATAACGATAGATATTCCAGGTCGCACATTAAATTTGAATGTTTCGAAGGAAATTCTTACTCGTAGAAAGGAAGCATGGAAACCGCCAAAACCAAAAATAACACATGGGGTGTTGTCCCGGTATGCAAAATGTGTTACATCGGCGGATAAAGGCGCTGTGTTAACGGCGGAATAG
- the rpsF gene encoding 30S ribosomal protein S6 yields MRLYEGLFLIDNVPANSDWDGVVKSIHDILAKNGAEILKTEKWGEKKLAYKIKSHKRGTYLLIHFNAENTSITQMKRDFQLSEFLIRSLILRDTVIEELSAAGIEEGFSDKEAEKEPKTEEVLSAEKCEPVLAVGDV; encoded by the coding sequence TTGAGATTGTATGAGGGTTTGTTTCTGATTGACAATGTCCCCGCCAATTCCGACTGGGACGGCGTAGTAAAAAGTATTCACGATATTTTGGCAAAGAATGGTGCGGAAATTTTAAAGACTGAAAAATGGGGAGAGAAAAAATTAGCTTATAAGATTAAAAGTCACAAACGCGGCACATACTTATTGATACATTTTAATGCTGAAAACACATCCATTACGCAGATGAAAAGGGATTTTCAGTTATCCGAGTTTCTTATTCGGTCTTTAATACTAAGAGATACTGTAATTGAAGAATTATCTGCTGCCGGCATTGAGGAAGGTTTTTCAGATAAAGAAGCTGAAAAAGAGCCTAAAACGGAGGAAGTATTATCAGCAGAAAAATGTGAACCTGTTTTAGCTGTTGGAGACGTTTAA
- a CDS encoding sugar phosphate nucleotidyltransferase: MKKITAVILAAGKGTRMRSQLPKVLHEVCGSTLLECVICSVQKAEIPRIIIVVGDKKEEVGESLEGLPVEIVEQREQLGTAHAVIAVKERINSSADIVLILNGDAPLIKPRTLKRLISINNETAADVVLLTARLEKPKGYGRIYRDKNGSIAKIIEESEADGDVLAINEINAGIYAFKTKALLEGLSEVQPHNKKGEFYLTDIISILHNKGKKIEGIEADDAVEVLGINTQQELAIVNKIRHDEILQGFMESGVTIVDTGSTFVENNVEIGAGTKIYPFSYINKNVVIGRYCRIGPFAYLESGTKVSDGTVVKSSGKNGKQVF; the protein is encoded by the coding sequence ATGAAAAAGATTACGGCAGTTATTTTGGCTGCTGGCAAGGGTACGCGAATGCGTTCACAATTGCCAAAGGTTTTGCATGAAGTATGCGGCAGCACCCTTCTTGAATGTGTTATTTGCTCTGTGCAAAAGGCTGAAATTCCCCGGATAATCATAGTAGTTGGTGACAAAAAAGAAGAAGTAGGAGAAAGTTTAGAGGGATTACCTGTTGAAATAGTAGAACAACGGGAACAATTAGGAACAGCACATGCCGTTATTGCGGTAAAAGAGAGAATTAATAGTTCGGCGGACATCGTTTTAATTTTAAATGGCGACGCGCCTCTTATTAAACCCCGGACACTGAAAAGGCTGATAAGCATAAATAATGAAACGGCGGCTGATGTTGTATTATTAACCGCACGCCTGGAAAAACCAAAAGGGTATGGGCGGATATATAGGGATAAAAATGGTAGTATAGCGAAAATTATAGAAGAAAGTGAAGCCGACGGTGATGTATTAGCAATTAATGAAATCAACGCGGGAATATATGCATTTAAAACGAAAGCCCTTCTTGAAGGATTGAGCGAGGTTCAGCCACACAATAAAAAAGGGGAGTTTTATCTAACCGACATCATTTCAATATTACACAATAAGGGGAAAAAAATAGAGGGAATTGAGGCGGATGACGCTGTTGAGGTATTAGGGATAAATACCCAGCAAGAATTGGCAATCGTTAACAAAATAAGGCATGATGAGATTCTGCAGGGTTTTATGGAGAGCGGGGTAACTATAGTAGACACAGGAAGCACATTTGTTGAAAATAATGTGGAAATTGGGGCGGGAACGAAAATTTATCCCTTTTCTTATATAAACAAAAATGTAGTTATTGGCCGGTATTGTCGTATAGGACCATTTGCATATTTGGAATCTGGCACGAAAGTGAGCGATGGTACAGTTGTAAAAAGCAGTGGGAAGAATGGAAAACAAGTTTTTTAA
- the bamA gene encoding outer membrane protein assembly factor BamA, translating to MKPDKVLLTTAKTIVALVLVLCFVNVKVSCDENLDKNTHILKKIEVRGNKRISDAAIRSIIRSKEGDVYDPNLVSQDVDAIWSLGFFENIEVEIEETADGLNLIFLVSERAVIDKILFSGNKKIKSKKLAKEIGIREGDVLKHHLLKLDEDKIRDLYKKKCFSRMQVHAESKVVNGETTVIFNIEEGPRIRIADIDFKGNTSYKPRKLLKQMETRKKRFPKIMFPGRFEQDVFASDMVKIKEFYMNNGWLDVDVGWEITYENDDSEMYITIHVKEGERYYVDTLEISGTTIFTADELKAALKLKEGAPFSLDAVEKDTYQIRLAYGAQGYLATSVNEKHIFAADETKVKVFFDIEERDRYYIDKVKIIGNDKTRDNVIRRQLTFNPGERLNVEKIRDSQRRLANTGYFDMDSGMPAGISFEQGSVPNKKNLIVEVREGRTGMLRFGGGYGANVGAFGDISYTDRNFDVLDFPKGWNDFLSGNAFRGAGQILTLRFSPGFQRTEILISLTDPAIFDSPYSAGASLSSYSRWYNLYQQKSAGAQISVGRELVRDVYVKVSPSFELIGIERRKDKNDTPQDVLDVEGGNWKTGVTFSAQANKTDNIFMPTKGYAINTSFEVAGLDVDIVKYDVKAKKYTTVFEVPKWGKHVVAYGGTIGVVESTSGENVPIFERFYAGGYGSIRGFKYRGVAPIDEKTDEQVGGELLMLLNTEYLVPLYKDIVRMAVFVDAGKADESLADFNFDRFRMSGGLGLRLNIPFLGQSTVSIDYGVPIMKEEGDETQGFSFNFGGGGSF from the coding sequence ATGAAACCGGACAAGGTTTTATTAACTACCGCTAAGACAATTGTGGCACTTGTTTTGGTCTTGTGTTTTGTAAATGTTAAGGTTTCTTGCGATGAAAATCTGGATAAAAACACGCATATTCTAAAAAAAATTGAAGTCAGAGGAAACAAAAGGATTAGTGATGCTGCAATAAGAAGCATCATTCGGTCGAAGGAAGGTGACGTGTATGACCCTAACCTAGTAAGTCAGGATGTGGATGCTATTTGGTCACTGGGGTTCTTTGAAAACATAGAGGTTGAAATAGAAGAGACAGCCGATGGGTTAAACCTGATTTTCCTTGTCTCTGAACGTGCAGTAATTGACAAGATCCTGTTTTCGGGTAATAAAAAGATTAAATCCAAAAAATTGGCAAAAGAAATTGGGATAAGAGAGGGAGACGTATTAAAGCATCATCTGCTGAAGTTGGATGAAGATAAAATACGGGATTTATATAAGAAAAAATGTTTTTCCAGAATGCAGGTACATGCGGAGTCCAAGGTGGTAAATGGAGAAACAACGGTTATCTTTAATATAGAAGAAGGTCCCCGTATACGTATTGCCGATATTGATTTTAAGGGTAATACCAGTTATAAACCCAGAAAACTCCTTAAGCAAATGGAAACCCGCAAGAAGAGATTCCCGAAAATAATGTTTCCCGGAAGATTTGAACAAGATGTATTTGCATCTGATATGGTTAAAATCAAAGAGTTTTACATGAATAATGGATGGCTGGATGTTGATGTTGGATGGGAGATAACATATGAAAACGATGACAGTGAGATGTACATTACCATACACGTAAAAGAAGGGGAAAGATATTATGTAGATACATTAGAAATAAGTGGTACAACAATATTTACCGCAGATGAATTGAAAGCTGCATTAAAATTGAAGGAAGGCGCCCCTTTCTCTTTAGACGCGGTGGAAAAGGATACATATCAAATCCGGCTTGCTTATGGTGCGCAGGGATATCTTGCAACTAGTGTTAATGAAAAACACATATTTGCTGCTGATGAAACTAAAGTAAAGGTGTTTTTTGATATTGAGGAGCGTGACAGGTACTATATAGACAAAGTAAAGATTATCGGAAACGATAAGACAAGGGACAATGTTATTCGCAGGCAGCTAACCTTTAATCCGGGTGAACGGTTAAATGTCGAAAAAATACGTGATAGCCAGAGACGATTGGCAAACACGGGGTATTTTGATATGGATTCTGGAATGCCTGCGGGAATTAGTTTTGAACAAGGCTCTGTGCCAAACAAGAAAAATTTAATAGTTGAAGTAAGAGAAGGAAGGACCGGCATGCTAAGGTTTGGCGGAGGGTATGGGGCAAATGTCGGCGCTTTTGGCGATATTTCATATACAGATAGAAATTTTGATGTTCTTGATTTTCCAAAGGGCTGGAATGATTTTCTGAGCGGGAATGCATTTCGCGGCGCAGGACAAATATTAACGTTGCGTTTCAGTCCCGGCTTTCAGAGAACTGAAATCCTTATTTCTTTGACGGATCCCGCGATATTTGATTCCCCTTATAGTGCAGGAGCAAGCTTATCCAGCTATAGCAGGTGGTATAACCTTTATCAGCAAAAAAGCGCCGGAGCGCAGATCTCTGTGGGGAGAGAACTGGTGAGGGATGTTTATGTGAAAGTGAGCCCGTCATTTGAATTGATCGGTATTGAAAGAAGGAAAGATAAGAATGACACACCGCAGGATGTGTTAGATGTCGAGGGGGGTAATTGGAAAACGGGAGTTACCTTTTCTGCACAGGCGAATAAAACAGATAATATATTCATGCCAACAAAAGGATATGCAATTAATACATCGTTCGAGGTTGCAGGCTTAGATGTGGATATTGTAAAATACGATGTAAAGGCAAAAAAATATACTACAGTTTTTGAGGTACCTAAGTGGGGAAAACATGTTGTCGCTTATGGGGGAACCATTGGGGTGGTCGAGTCCACATCGGGAGAAAACGTTCCGATATTTGAAAGATTTTATGCAGGAGGTTATGGGTCTATTCGGGGTTTTAAATACAGAGGCGTCGCACCCATTGATGAGAAAACAGATGAACAGGTAGGTGGGGAACTTTTAATGTTGCTTAATACTGAATATTTGGTGCCTTTGTATAAAGATATTGTTCGTATGGCAGTATTTGTTGATGCAGGAAAAGCAGATGAATCTTTGGCGGATTTCAATTTTGATCGTTTCAGGATGTCGGGAGGGCTTGGTTTAAGGTTGAATATTCCTTTCCTCGGCCAATCAACTGTTTCAATTGATTATGGTGTTCCAATAATGAAAGAAGAAGGGGATGAAACCCAGGGATTTTCA
- the dnaB gene encoding replicative DNA helicase: MAVESVLERTLPQSLDAEMSVIGAMLLDNEVINVVVPILNKQSFYKTAHQSIYQAIIDLYDKGQAIDLVLLREELKKRSLLENVGGAEYLVELEEAVPTIGNVEYYANIVRENAIKRNLIEVAANIQKQAFEGAVDTGFLLDSSERAIFEITQKKFNASSIKLNEILKETFSRIENLHDRESRLTGLSTGFYDFDDLTCGLQPSELVIVAARPSMGKTSFVMNIIEHIGVVEKKPAAIFSMEMSAQQLAQNMLCSHSKIDAHKLRKGFLEDDDRLWSALSNGLGSLSEAPIFIEDTPGLTVLEVRAKARRLKAQYDIQLIAVDYLQLMESPRGENRQQEISIISRGLKSLARELAIPVIAVSQLNRSVESREGHRPRMSDLRESGSIEQDADVIALLHREDYFNPEKKDGTAELIIAKQRNGPTGTIKLTFLSHCMRFENFSSSGIE; this comes from the coding sequence ATGGCAGTAGAATCGGTGCTTGAACGTACGCTGCCTCAAAGTCTGGACGCCGAAATGAGTGTTATTGGCGCCATGTTGCTTGACAATGAGGTTATAAATGTAGTTGTGCCAATATTGAATAAGCAAAGTTTTTATAAAACGGCGCACCAGAGCATATACCAGGCCATAATAGATTTGTATGATAAGGGGCAGGCCATTGATTTGGTTTTGTTGCGGGAAGAATTAAAGAAGCGTTCCTTACTTGAGAATGTTGGCGGAGCAGAGTATTTGGTGGAACTTGAGGAAGCGGTTCCAACTATTGGGAATGTAGAATATTATGCGAATATAGTACGGGAAAATGCCATAAAAAGAAATCTCATTGAAGTTGCCGCAAATATTCAAAAACAGGCATTTGAAGGTGCCGTTGATACCGGCTTTTTACTTGATTCCTCTGAGAGGGCGATCTTTGAGATTACGCAGAAAAAATTTAACGCATCGTCCATTAAATTAAATGAAATACTGAAAGAAACCTTTAGCCGTATTGAGAATCTGCATGACAGGGAAAGCAGGTTAACGGGGTTATCTACCGGATTTTACGATTTCGATGACCTTACCTGCGGATTGCAGCCTTCCGAACTTGTTATTGTTGCCGCAAGGCCCAGCATGGGGAAAACAAGTTTTGTTATGAATATTATCGAACATATTGGGGTGGTAGAAAAAAAACCGGCGGCAATATTTTCTATGGAAATGTCTGCCCAGCAGTTGGCGCAAAATATGCTTTGTTCTCACTCAAAGATCGATGCGCATAAACTAAGAAAAGGATTTCTGGAAGATGATGATAGATTATGGAGTGCACTTTCAAATGGGTTAGGGTCTCTTTCCGAAGCGCCTATTTTTATTGAAGATACACCGGGGCTGACAGTATTGGAAGTGCGTGCAAAGGCAAGGAGATTAAAAGCTCAATACGATATTCAACTAATTGCGGTAGATTATTTGCAATTGATGGAATCGCCTCGTGGAGAAAATCGCCAGCAGGAGATTTCTATAATTTCCAGGGGTTTAAAATCTCTTGCCAGAGAACTGGCAATACCGGTAATTGCGGTATCCCAGTTGAACAGGTCTGTGGAGTCTAGGGAGGGGCACAGACCAAGGATGTCAGATCTTCGTGAATCAGGATCGATTGAACAGGATGCGGATGTTATTGCTTTGTTACACAGAGAAGATTATTTTAATCCCGAAAAAAAGGATGGTACCGCAGAACTGATTATAGCAAAACAGCGGAATGGGCCTACAGGAACGATAAAATTGACTTTTCTCTCACATTGTATGCGTTTTGAAAATTTCTCGTCTTCAGGAATCGAATGA
- the rplI gene encoding 50S ribosomal protein L9: MELLLTKNIDTLGRIGDVVKVKKGYARNYLLPRGMATYVTEGNLKQLEKAKKKIEIQLKEECERLREILETISNAVCRIPAKVNEEGRLFGSVTSVHIADVLKKQGIPIDVDMIKLENPVKECGEYDVAVVLSAEMKTTCKVQVVNEEEDVV, translated from the coding sequence ATGGAATTATTATTGACAAAAAATATTGACACGCTTGGCAGGATCGGTGATGTTGTTAAAGTAAAAAAAGGGTATGCGAGGAATTATCTGTTGCCCAGGGGAATGGCCACTTACGTTACCGAAGGGAATTTGAAGCAACTGGAGAAGGCAAAAAAGAAAATTGAAATACAACTGAAAGAAGAATGCGAAAGATTGCGGGAAATTTTGGAGACTATTTCCAACGCCGTTTGCAGGATTCCTGCAAAGGTGAATGAAGAAGGAAGGTTGTTTGGTTCCGTTACGTCTGTTCATATAGCCGATGTGCTGAAGAAACAGGGGATACCAATTGATGTGGATATGATTAAACTGGAAAATCCTGTAAAGGAATGCGGCGAATATGATGTTGCGGTTGTATTAAGCGCTGAAATGAAGACAACATGTAAAGTGCAAGTGGTGAATGAAGAAGAGGATGTTGTCTGA
- a CDS encoding 50S ribosomal protein L25: MEVLELKAEKRTLKRTKAVRKLRATGHIPAVVYGHKEDNVLLSVDGGEFGRVLNAGARMISLAYDRTKESVLIKDVQYDNLSDKVLHVDFARVSMDERVTLKVPIILSGSAVGVKAGGVLTQTMKNIEIECFPAAVPEDIKVNVSELEMGKSIHVKELPSIAGIKYLSDAESVVVSVHHAAEEKAASEEELIAGPEVITKKPKEEAGASEKS; this comes from the coding sequence ATGGAAGTTTTAGAATTGAAGGCGGAAAAAAGAACATTAAAAAGAACCAAGGCGGTGAGAAAACTGAGGGCGACCGGACATATACCTGCAGTGGTTTACGGCCACAAAGAAGATAATGTGCTTTTGAGTGTTGATGGCGGTGAATTCGGGCGTGTTTTAAATGCCGGTGCTCGTATGATCAGTCTGGCTTACGACAGGACAAAGGAGTCTGTTCTTATAAAAGATGTCCAATACGATAATCTTTCAGACAAGGTATTGCACGTAGATTTTGCGCGTGTCTCTATGGATGAAAGGGTAACTTTAAAAGTGCCAATAATACTGTCAGGGAGTGCTGTTGGAGTGAAAGCGGGCGGTGTGTTAACCCAGACTATGAAAAATATAGAGATAGAATGTTTCCCTGCGGCTGTTCCTGAGGATATTAAGGTAAATGTATCTGAACTTGAAATGGGTAAGTCTATACATGTCAAAGAATTACCTTCTATAGCAGGTATTAAATATTTATCCGATGCAGAATCGGTTGTTGTTTCTGTGCACCATGCTGCGGAGGAAAAAGCGGCATCAGAAGAAGAATTGATTGCCGGACCTGAAGTAATCACTAAAAAGCCGAAAGAAGAAGCTGGTGCTTCAGAAAAATCGTAG
- a CDS encoding single-stranded DNA-binding protein, which translates to MASLNKVFLMGNLTRDPELRYTAGGLAVASFAIAVSSKWTSKTGEQKDEVCFVDVSMFGRRAEVIGEYFSKGSPIFIEGRLQFNQWETKEGQKRSTLRVVADNFQFIGGGAGKRPKDDLGQSLDSANSDTTSENMVSDINGEEIPF; encoded by the coding sequence ATGGCAAGCCTTAATAAAGTATTTCTTATGGGAAACCTTACGAGAGATCCTGAACTGAGATATACCGCAGGAGGGTTGGCAGTGGCAAGTTTTGCGATAGCTGTGAGTAGCAAATGGACGTCCAAAACCGGGGAACAAAAGGACGAAGTTTGTTTTGTAGATGTCAGTATGTTTGGCAGGAGAGCTGAAGTTATTGGCGAATACTTCAGCAAGGGAAGCCCTATCTTTATCGAAGGCCGCTTGCAATTTAATCAGTGGGAAACAAAAGAAGGACAAAAGCGTAGTACATTGCGTGTAGTTGCGGATAATTTTCAGTTCATTGGCGGCGGTGCAGGCAAACGGCCAAAAGACGATTTGGGGCAATCACTGGATAGCGCAAATTCAGATACGACGTCTGAAAATATGGTTTCGGACATCAATGGTGAAGAGATACCGTTTTGA